The window CCACTCGACCGGCACATAGCGCATGGTGATCCGGCGGTAGACGTCCCGCCATGCATCGTCGTGTCCGAGCGGGTGGATCGTCTCGGCCGACCCGCGCACGACGACCTTCCGGTACGGCCCGACCGACTCGTCGACCGTGAAGCACACCCGCGGGTCCGCGGTGAGGTTGGCCAACCAGCGCGAGCGCTCGCGGGGAGTGACCAGGAAGACACCGTCCTCGACGATGAACCACGTGGGGACCACCAGGGGGCTGCCGTCGGGATCGGTCGTCCCGATGCGCACGAGCTGTCCGGGCTCGGCCAGGAAGGCGTCAACCTCGGCCGGGGTCATGCCGGGCACG of the Acidimicrobiales bacterium genome contains:
- a CDS encoding pyridoxamine 5'-phosphate oxidase family protein; this encodes MTPAEVDAFLAEPGQLVRIGTTDPDGSPLVVPTWFIVEDGVFLVTPRERSRWLANLTADPRVCFTVDESVGPYRKVVVRGSAETIHPLGHDDAWRDVYRRITMRYVPVEW